One stretch of Pseudomonas fragi DNA includes these proteins:
- the pcaR gene encoding pca regulon transcriptional regulator PcaR, with product MNDRLHNAVASIAPPIVASPAKRIQAFTGDPDFMSSLARGLAVVQAFQERKRHLTIAQISHRTEIPRAAVRRCLYTLIKLGYATTDGRTYSLLPKVLTLGHAYLSSTPLAVSAQPYLDRMSEQLHEACNMATLEGDDILYIARSATTQRLISVDLSVGGRLPAYCTSMGRILLAALDDVTLHEYLAHGEFQAKTSRTLHTPEALLECLQQVREQGWCVVDQELEQGLRSIAVPVYDASGQVLAALNVSTHAGRVTRPELEQRFLPIMLNASRELSTQLFS from the coding sequence ATGAATGATCGATTGCACAATGCCGTTGCCAGTATCGCGCCACCGATTGTGGCGTCGCCGGCCAAGCGCATTCAGGCGTTTACCGGTGATCCTGACTTTATGTCCTCGCTGGCCCGGGGCCTGGCGGTGGTGCAGGCGTTTCAGGAGCGCAAGCGGCATCTGACCATCGCACAGATCAGCCATCGCACCGAAATCCCCCGGGCAGCCGTTCGACGCTGTTTGTACACCCTGATCAAATTGGGTTATGCGACCACTGACGGGCGTACCTATTCGCTGCTGCCCAAAGTACTGACCCTGGGCCATGCCTACCTCTCATCCACGCCGCTGGCGGTCTCGGCCCAGCCCTATCTGGACCGCATGAGCGAGCAATTGCACGAGGCGTGCAACATGGCCACCCTCGAAGGCGATGACATTCTTTATATCGCCCGCTCGGCCACCACCCAGCGCCTGATTTCGGTTGATCTGTCGGTCGGCGGCCGCTTGCCGGCGTATTGCACGTCAATGGGCCGCATCCTGCTGGCGGCGCTGGACGATGTGACCCTGCACGAGTATCTGGCCCACGGCGAATTCCAGGCCAAGACCAGCCGCACCTTGCACACTCCCGAGGCGTTGCTTGAATGTTTGCAGCAGGTTCGCGAGCAAGGCTGGTGTGTGGTCGATCAGGAGCTGGAACAAGGCCTGCGTTCGATTGCCGTGCCGGTCTACGACGCCTCGGGGCAAGTGCTGGCCGCCCTGAACGTCAGCACCCACGCCGGGCGGGTTACGCGCCCGGAGCTGGAGCAGCGTTTTTTGCCGATCATGCTTAACGCCAGCCGCGAGCTGAGCACCCAGCTGTTTAGTTGA
- a CDS encoding MFS transporter, producing the protein MNSPQSSVGNCLDVQAFINAQPLSRYQWRVVILCFLIVFLDGLDTAAMGFIAPALSQDWGIDRASLGPVMSAALIGMVFGALGSGPLADRFGRKVVLVSAVVVFGGFSLASAYASNVDQLLVLRFLTGLGLGAGMPNATTLLSEYTPERHKSLLVTSMFCGFNLGMAGGGFVSAKLIPMFGWHSLLLIGGVLPLILAVVLLFWLPESARYLVVRNRSVERIRKTLAPIDPAQVARASSFSVPEQKTVKARNVFAVIFSGTYSTGTLLLWLTYFMGLVIVYLLTSWLPTLMRDSGASMEQAAFIGALFQFGGVLSAVGVGWAMDRFNPHKVIGIFYLLAGVFAYAVGQSLGNITVLATLVLVAGMCVNGAQSAMPSLAARFYPTQGRATGVSWMLGIGRFGAILGAWMGATLLGLGWNFEQVLTALVIPAALATAAVLIKGMVSHADAT; encoded by the coding sequence ATGAATTCACCCCAGTCTTCTGTCGGCAACTGCCTCGATGTGCAGGCCTTTATCAATGCCCAACCCCTGTCGCGTTACCAATGGCGGGTGGTGATCCTGTGTTTTCTGATTGTCTTCCTCGATGGTCTGGACACAGCGGCAATGGGCTTTATCGCGCCTGCCCTGTCCCAGGACTGGGGGATTGACCGCGCCAGCCTGGGCCCGGTGATGAGCGCCGCGCTGATCGGCATGGTGTTTGGCGCCCTGGGCTCCGGGCCATTGGCGGATCGCTTTGGTCGCAAAGTGGTGCTGGTGTCGGCTGTGGTGGTGTTTGGCGGCTTCAGCCTGGCCTCGGCCTACGCCAGCAACGTCGATCAGTTGCTGGTACTGCGCTTTTTGACCGGGTTGGGGCTGGGCGCCGGCATGCCCAATGCCACCACCTTGCTCTCGGAATACACCCCCGAGCGCCACAAGTCGTTGCTGGTGACCAGCATGTTTTGCGGCTTCAACCTTGGCATGGCGGGCGGCGGGTTTGTCTCGGCCAAGTTGATCCCGATGTTCGGCTGGCACAGCCTGTTGCTGATTGGCGGGGTACTGCCGCTGATACTTGCCGTGGTGTTGCTGTTCTGGTTGCCGGAGTCGGCGCGCTACCTGGTGGTGCGCAACCGCAGCGTCGAACGTATCCGCAAGACCCTGGCCCCGATCGACCCTGCACAGGTGGCCCGGGCGTCGAGCTTCAGCGTGCCGGAGCAGAAAACCGTGAAGGCGCGCAACGTGTTTGCGGTGATCTTTTCCGGTACCTACAGCACCGGCACCCTGTTGCTCTGGCTCACCTACTTTATGGGGCTGGTGATTGTTTACCTGTTGACCAGCTGGCTGCCGACGCTGATGCGTGACAGCGGCGCGAGCATGGAGCAGGCGGCGTTTATCGGTGCCTTGTTCCAGTTCGGCGGGGTACTGAGTGCGGTAGGGGTGGGCTGGGCAATGGACCGGTTCAATCCGCACAAGGTGATCGGCATTTTCTACCTGCTGGCCGGGGTGTTTGCCTACGCAGTGGGCCAGAGCCTGGGCAATATCACCGTGCTAGCCACCCTGGTGCTGGTGGCGGGTATGTGTGTCAACGGGGCGCAATCGGCCATGCCGTCACTGGCGGCACGCTTTTACCCCACTCAGGGGCGTGCCACCGGTGTGTCGTGGATGCTCGGCATCGGCCGCTTCGGCGCCATTCTGGGGGCCTGGATGGGCGCAACCCTGCTCGGCCTGGGCTGGAACTTCGAGCAAGTGCTGACCGCGCTGGTGATTCCGGCCGCCCTGGCGACTGCTGCTGTGTTGATCAAAGGCATGGTCAGCCATGCCGATGCAACCTGA
- a CDS encoding CoA transferase subunit A: MADIISLHDAVKQFVSDGDTVALEGFTHLIPTAAGHEIIRQGKKDLTLVRMTPDLVYDQLIGAGCARKLIFSWGGNPGVGSLHRLRDAVEKQWPQALEIEEHSHADLANAYVAGASGLPFAVLRAYAGSDLPKVNPLIKTVTCPFTGEVLAAVPAVRPDVTVIHAQKADRKGNVLLWGILGVQKEAALAAKRCIVTVEEIVDDLQAPMNACVLPTWALSAVCHVPGGAHPSYAHGYTERDNRFYQAWDPIARDRETFTAWINEYIHGTANFSEFQAKLARASEAK, translated from the coding sequence ATGGCAGACATCATTTCGTTACACGACGCGGTGAAACAATTTGTGAGCGATGGTGACACCGTTGCTCTTGAAGGTTTCACTCACCTGATTCCGACTGCAGCGGGTCATGAAATCATCCGCCAGGGCAAGAAAGACCTGACCCTGGTGCGGATGACGCCTGACCTGGTTTATGACCAGTTGATCGGTGCCGGTTGTGCGCGCAAATTGATTTTCTCCTGGGGCGGCAATCCGGGCGTGGGCTCCCTGCACCGTCTGCGCGATGCCGTGGAAAAACAGTGGCCGCAAGCGCTGGAAATTGAAGAACACAGCCACGCCGACCTGGCCAATGCCTACGTTGCGGGTGCTTCGGGCCTGCCGTTTGCCGTACTGCGTGCCTACGCAGGGTCTGATTTGCCCAAGGTCAACCCGCTGATCAAGACCGTCACTTGCCCCTTTACTGGCGAAGTACTGGCCGCAGTGCCGGCGGTGCGCCCGGATGTCACGGTGATTCACGCGCAAAAGGCCGACCGCAAGGGCAACGTGCTGCTGTGGGGCATCCTGGGGGTGCAGAAAGAAGCGGCCCTGGCGGCCAAGCGCTGCATCGTCACCGTTGAAGAAATCGTCGACGACCTGCAAGCGCCCATGAATGCCTGCGTACTGCCAACCTGGGCCTTGAGCGCAGTGTGTCATGTGCCGGGTGGGGCGCATCCTTCCTACGCTCATGGTTATACCGAGCGCGATAACCGCTTCTATCAAGCGTGGGACCCGATTGCCCGCGACCGTGAGACCTTTACTGCCTGGATCAATGAATACATCCACGGCACTGCGAATTTCAGTGAGTTCCAGGCCAAGCTGGCCCGCGCTTCGGAGGCTAAATAA
- a CDS encoding CoA-transferase subunit beta → MMTYTTNEMMTVAAARRLKNGSVCFVGIGLPSKAANLARLTSSPDVVLIYESGPIGAKPDVLPLSIGDGELAETADTVVSTSEIFRYWLQGGRVDVGFLGAAQVDRFGNINTTVVGDYHQPKVRLPGAGGAPEIAGSAKSVLIILKQSARSFVDKLDFITSVGHGEGGDSRKRLGLPGAGPVGIITDLCTMEPEEQTNEFVVTALHPGVTREQVIAATGWAIRFADNVQETAAPTDVELGALRDLEARTALAHGQAPGEA, encoded by the coding sequence ATAATGACCTACACCACCAATGAAATGATGACCGTTGCGGCGGCCCGCCGTTTGAAAAACGGTTCGGTGTGTTTTGTCGGCATTGGCTTACCTTCCAAGGCGGCCAACCTGGCGCGTCTGACCTCGTCTCCGGATGTGGTGCTGATCTACGAGTCCGGCCCGATTGGGGCCAAGCCTGATGTGCTGCCGCTGTCGATTGGCGACGGTGAACTGGCCGAAACGGCTGACACCGTGGTCTCCACCAGTGAAATCTTCCGTTACTGGCTGCAGGGCGGCCGGGTCGATGTCGGCTTTCTGGGCGCCGCCCAGGTCGACCGCTTCGGCAATATCAACACCACGGTCGTGGGTGATTATCACCAGCCCAAAGTGCGTCTGCCAGGGGCGGGTGGGGCGCCGGAGATCGCCGGTTCCGCAAAAAGCGTGCTGATTATCCTCAAGCAGTCGGCCCGTTCATTTGTCGACAAACTGGACTTCATTACCTCGGTGGGCCACGGCGAGGGCGGCGACTCACGCAAACGTCTGGGGCTGCCGGGTGCGGGGCCGGTGGGCATCATTACCGACCTGTGTACGATGGAACCTGAAGAACAGACCAACGAATTTGTAGTCACCGCACTGCACCCGGGCGTGACCCGTGAGCAGGTCATTGCTGCCACCGGCTGGGCCATTCGCTTCGCCGATAACGTGCAAGAAACCGCCGCCCCGACTGACGTCGAACTCGGCGCCTTGCGTGACCTGGAAGCGCGCACTGCGCTGGCACACGGTCAGGCTCCGGGAGAAGCATGA
- the pcaF gene encoding 3-oxoadipyl-CoA thiolase, whose translation MMRDVYICDAIRTPIGRFGGGLAAVRADDLAAAPIKALIERNPGVNWNEVDEVFFGCANQAGEDNRNVARMAALLAGLPDTIPGVTLNRLCASGMDAIGTAFRAIASGEMELAIAGGVESMSRAPFVMGKADAAFSRNMKLEDTTIGWRFINPLMKAQYGVDPMPQTADNVADDYKISRADQDAFALRSQQRTAAAQAAGYFAEEIVPVRIAHKKGETVVEQDEHPRADTSLETLGKLKPVNGPDKTVTAGNASGVNDGAAAMILASAEAVKRHGLTARGRVLGMASAGVAPRVMGIGPVPAVRKLVERLGLAVSDFDVIELNEAFASQGLAVMRELGLADDAPQVNPNGGAIALGHPLGMSGARIVMTALHQLEKTGGKKGLATMCVGVGQGLALAIERV comes from the coding sequence ATGATGCGTGACGTCTATATCTGCGACGCGATTCGTACCCCCATCGGCCGTTTTGGCGGTGGCCTGGCCGCCGTTCGTGCTGACGATCTGGCTGCCGCGCCAATCAAGGCGCTGATCGAACGCAACCCGGGAGTGAACTGGAACGAAGTCGACGAAGTGTTTTTCGGTTGCGCCAACCAGGCCGGTGAAGACAACCGCAACGTGGCACGCATGGCCGCGCTGCTGGCGGGGCTGCCGGACACCATTCCCGGCGTGACCCTAAACCGCCTGTGTGCCTCGGGCATGGACGCCATCGGCACGGCGTTCCGCGCCATTGCCAGCGGCGAGATGGAACTGGCGATTGCCGGTGGCGTCGAGTCCATGTCCCGTGCGCCGTTTGTGATGGGCAAGGCCGATGCGGCGTTCTCGCGCAATATGAAGCTGGAAGACACCACCATTGGCTGGCGCTTTATCAACCCGCTGATGAAAGCCCAATACGGTGTCGACCCGATGCCGCAAACGGCAGACAACGTGGCGGACGATTACAAAATTTCCCGCGCCGATCAGGACGCTTTCGCCTTGCGCAGCCAGCAACGGACTGCTGCTGCCCAGGCCGCAGGCTACTTTGCCGAAGAAATCGTGCCGGTGCGTATCGCCCATAAGAAAGGCGAGACCGTGGTTGAACAGGATGAACACCCGCGTGCCGACACCAGCCTGGAAACCCTGGGCAAGCTCAAGCCGGTCAACGGCCCGGACAAAACCGTCACTGCTGGCAATGCGTCAGGGGTGAATGACGGCGCCGCAGCGATGATCCTGGCCTCGGCCGAGGCGGTCAAACGTCATGGCCTGACTGCCCGCGGCCGTGTACTGGGCATGGCCAGCGCCGGTGTGGCACCGCGAGTGATGGGTATCGGCCCTGTGCCGGCGGTGCGCAAACTGGTGGAGCGCCTGGGTTTGGCCGTGAGCGATTTTGACGTGATCGAACTCAACGAAGCCTTCGCCAGCCAGGGTCTGGCGGTTATGCGCGAGCTGGGGCTGGCAGATGACGCGCCGCAGGTGAACCCCAATGGCGGGGCCATTGCCCTGGGCCATCCACTGGGCATGAGCGGCGCACGTATCGTCATGACGGCTTTGCATCAGCTGGAAAAAACCGGCGGCAAGAAAGGTCTGGCAACCATGTGCGTAGGCGTTGGGCAAGGTCTGGCATTGGCTATCGAACGGGTCTGA
- a CDS encoding MFS family transporter yields MTTATHYTGEERKKRIFAIVGASSGNLVEWFDFYVYAFCAIYFAPAFFPSDDPTVQLLNTAGVFAAGFLMRPIGGWLFGRVADKHGRKNSMMISVLMMCAGSLVIAFLPTYASIGAWAPALLLMARLFQGLSVGGEYGTTATYMSEVALKGQRGFFASFQYVTLIGGQLLAVLVVVILQQFLSEDELRAWGWRIPFVIGAIAALISLLLRRTLKETTSAETRQDKDAGSVRALFRDHKAAFITVLGYTAGGSLIFYTFTTYMQKYLVNTAGMHAKTASYIMTGALFLYMCMQPLFGMLADKIGRRNNMLWFGALGTLCTVPILLTLKTISSPFLAFVLITLALAIVSFYTSISGLVKAEMFPPQVRALGVGLAYAVANAIFGGSAEYVALGLKSMGMENSFYWYVTVMMAIAFLFSFRLPKQPKYLHHDL; encoded by the coding sequence ATGACAACAGCAACTCACTACACGGGAGAGGAACGCAAAAAAAGGATTTTTGCGATTGTCGGTGCGTCCTCCGGCAACCTGGTCGAATGGTTCGACTTCTACGTTTACGCCTTCTGTGCAATCTACTTTGCACCGGCGTTTTTCCCTTCCGATGACCCGACCGTGCAGTTGCTGAACACTGCCGGGGTCTTTGCTGCCGGCTTTTTGATGCGCCCCATCGGTGGCTGGCTGTTTGGCCGGGTAGCCGACAAGCACGGGCGAAAGAATTCCATGATGATCTCGGTGCTGATGATGTGCGCCGGCTCACTGGTGATTGCCTTTTTGCCGACCTACGCCTCGATTGGCGCCTGGGCTCCCGCCTTGCTATTGATGGCGCGCCTGTTTCAGGGCCTGTCAGTGGGTGGCGAATACGGCACCACAGCGACCTATATGAGTGAAGTGGCACTCAAGGGCCAGCGCGGCTTCTTTGCCTCCTTCCAGTATGTGACGCTGATCGGCGGGCAACTGCTGGCGGTGCTGGTGGTGGTGATCCTTCAACAGTTCCTGTCAGAAGATGAACTGCGGGCCTGGGGCTGGCGCATCCCCTTTGTGATCGGTGCCATTGCGGCGCTGATTTCGTTGTTGCTGCGTCGCACCCTGAAAGAAACCACCAGCGCCGAAACCCGTCAGGACAAGGACGCCGGCAGTGTGAGGGCGTTGTTTCGTGACCATAAAGCGGCGTTTATTACCGTGCTGGGTTACACCGCAGGCGGCTCGCTGATTTTCTACACCTTTACCACCTATATGCAGAAATACCTGGTGAACACCGCCGGTATGCACGCCAAGACGGCCAGTTACATCATGACCGGCGCGCTGTTCCTTTATATGTGCATGCAGCCGTTGTTCGGCATGCTGGCGGACAAGATCGGCCGGCGTAACAACATGCTCTGGTTTGGCGCGCTGGGTACGCTGTGTACGGTGCCGATCCTGCTGACCCTGAAAACCATCAGCAGTCCGTTCCTGGCCTTTGTCCTGATTACCCTGGCGCTGGCGATTGTCAGCTTCTACACCTCGATCAGCGGCCTGGTCAAAGCCGAGATGTTCCCGCCCCAGGTGCGGGCGCTGGGTGTGGGCCTGGCCTATGCCGTGGCCAACGCGATCTTTGGTGGCTCGGCGGAATACGTGGCACTGGGGCTTAAATCGATGGGCATGGAAAACAGCTTCTACTGGTATGTGACGGTGATGATGGCCATCGCGTTCCTGTTCAGCTTCCGTCTGCCCAAGCAGCCCAAGTACCTGCACCACGATTTGTGA
- a CDS encoding 3-carboxy-cis,cis-muconate cycloisomerase, whose amino-acid sequence MSDLLFDAYFTAEAMGQVFCDHGRVQAMLDVEAALARAQARVGVIPHSALAPIAAACRAELYDFEALGMAIASAGNSAIPLVKALGKQIASSAPEAERYVHLGATSQDVMDSGLVLQLRAALGLIERDMTQLADVLAAQAQRYATTPLAGRTWLQQATPVTLGMKIASWLGAVTRSRQRLHELKPRLLCLQFGGASGTLAALGDQAMPVAQALADELGLGLPEQPWHTQRDRLVEFAAVLGLIAGGLGKIGRDISLLMQTEAAEVFEPSAPGKGGSSTMPHKRNPVGSAVLISAATRVPGLLSILFSAMPQEHERSLGLWHAEWETLPEICCVVSGALVQALNIARGLEVDAARMARNLDLTHGLVLAEAVSIVLAQRVGRETAHHLLEQCCKRAVAEQRHLRAVLGDEPQITAHLSAHELDRLLDPAHYLGQATTWVERARAEHFALVL is encoded by the coding sequence ATGAGTGATCTGCTGTTCGATGCGTACTTTACGGCCGAGGCCATGGGGCAAGTGTTTTGCGATCATGGCCGGGTACAGGCCATGCTCGACGTCGAAGCGGCACTGGCCCGGGCGCAAGCCCGGGTCGGGGTGATTCCTCACTCTGCGCTTGCCCCGATTGCAGCGGCGTGTCGCGCAGAACTCTACGATTTCGAAGCGCTGGGCATGGCGATCGCCAGTGCCGGCAACTCTGCGATCCCGTTGGTCAAGGCGCTGGGCAAGCAGATTGCCAGCAGCGCCCCCGAAGCTGAGCGCTATGTGCATTTGGGTGCCACCAGCCAGGATGTGATGGACAGCGGTCTGGTCCTGCAATTGCGCGCCGCCCTGGGGTTGATCGAGCGTGACATGACGCAGCTGGCGGATGTGCTCGCCGCGCAGGCCCAGCGCTATGCCACGACGCCTTTGGCCGGGCGCACCTGGCTGCAGCAGGCTACTCCGGTGACCTTGGGCATGAAAATCGCCAGCTGGCTGGGGGCCGTGACCCGTAGCCGCCAGCGTCTGCACGAGCTCAAACCGCGTTTACTGTGCCTGCAGTTTGGCGGTGCTTCCGGCACCCTGGCCGCCCTTGGCGATCAGGCCATGCCGGTGGCACAGGCACTGGCTGATGAACTGGGCCTGGGCCTGCCTGAGCAGCCCTGGCATACCCAGCGTGATCGTCTGGTGGAATTTGCCGCAGTTCTGGGCTTGATCGCCGGTGGCCTGGGCAAGATTGGCCGGGATATCAGCCTGCTGATGCAGACCGAGGCGGCGGAAGTATTCGAGCCGTCGGCGCCGGGCAAGGGCGGCTCCTCGACCATGCCGCACAAGCGCAATCCGGTGGGTTCGGCGGTATTGATCAGCGCCGCGACGCGAGTACCGGGGTTGCTGAGCATTCTGTTCAGTGCCATGCCCCAGGAACACGAACGCAGCCTGGGCTTGTGGCATGCCGAATGGGAAACCCTGCCCGAGATTTGCTGTGTGGTGTCCGGTGCGCTGGTTCAGGCATTGAATATCGCCCGTGGCCTGGAAGTGGACGCCGCACGCATGGCGCGCAACCTCGACCTGACCCACGGCCTGGTGCTGGCTGAAGCGGTGAGCATTGTGCTGGCGCAGCGGGTAGGGCGCGAGACTGCGCACCATTTGCTGGAGCAGTGCTGTAAACGCGCGGTAGCCGAACAGCGCCATTTGCGTGCCGTGCTGGGCGATGAGCCGCAGATCACCGCGCACTTGAGTGCGCACGAGCTGGATCGTCTGCTTGATCCGGCCCATTACCTTGGTCAGGCGACGACGTGGGTGGAGCGCGCGCGGGCCGAACATTTTGCGTTGGTCCTCTAA
- the pcaD gene encoding 3-oxoadipate enol-lactonase — MGRVQLAEGELNYRLDGPQGAPVLVLSNSLGTDLGMWDTQVAAFAEHFQVLRYDTRGHGQSLVTEGPYSIEQLGGDVLALLDALHIERAHFCGLSMGGLIGQWLGIHAGSRLHKLVVCNTAAKIGEPAIWNPRIEMVLRDGAAAMAGLRDASIARWFTPDFAQANPDQAKRITDMLAATSPQGYAANCAAVRDADFRDQLGSIEVPTLVIAGTEDAVTPPAGSHFIQEHVRGAQYAEFYAAHLSNVQAGDAFSQRVVQFLLTA, encoded by the coding sequence GTGGGACGTGTACAACTTGCTGAAGGTGAACTCAACTACCGCCTGGATGGCCCGCAAGGCGCGCCGGTACTGGTGTTGTCCAACTCGCTGGGCACCGATCTGGGGATGTGGGACACCCAGGTGGCGGCGTTCGCCGAGCATTTTCAGGTGCTGCGTTATGACACCCGCGGGCATGGCCAGTCGCTGGTCACCGAGGGGCCGTACAGCATTGAGCAACTGGGTGGCGACGTACTGGCGCTGCTCGATGCACTGCATATAGAACGGGCGCATTTTTGCGGGCTATCGATGGGTGGGCTGATTGGCCAGTGGCTGGGTATCCATGCCGGTTCGCGGCTGCACAAGCTGGTGGTGTGCAACACCGCCGCCAAAATTGGCGAGCCTGCGATATGGAACCCGCGCATCGAGATGGTCCTGCGTGACGGTGCTGCGGCGATGGCCGGGTTGCGCGACGCCTCCATTGCCCGCTGGTTTACCCCTGATTTTGCCCAGGCCAATCCTGACCAGGCCAAGCGGATTACCGACATGCTTGCCGCGACTTCGCCGCAAGGGTACGCCGCCAACTGTGCTGCCGTGCGTGATGCGGATTTTCGCGACCAGTTGGGTTCCATAGAGGTGCCCACGCTGGTGATTGCGGGTACTGAAGATGCCGTCACGCCGCCTGCGGGCAGCCACTTTATCCAGGAACATGTGCGTGGCGCGCAGTACGCCGAGTTTTACGCCGCGCACCTGTCCAACGTGCAGGCAGGCGATGCCTTCAGCCAGCGCGTAGTGCAATTCCTGTTAACGGCCTGA
- the pcaC gene encoding 4-carboxymuconolactone decarboxylase gives MDEKQRYDEGMQVRRAVLGDAHVDRSLNALTEFNSEFQEMITRHAWGDIWTRPGLPRHTRSLITIAMLIGMNRNEELKLHLRAAANNGVSRAEIKEVIMQSAIYCGIPAANATFHLAESVWDELGVESRE, from the coding sequence GTGGACGAGAAACAACGATACGACGAAGGCATGCAGGTACGCCGTGCGGTACTGGGTGATGCCCATGTCGACCGCAGCCTCAATGCCCTGACCGAGTTCAACAGTGAGTTCCAGGAAATGATCACCCGCCACGCCTGGGGTGATATCTGGACCCGCCCGGGTTTGCCGCGCCATACCCGCAGCCTGATTACCATCGCGATGCTGATTGGCATGAACCGCAATGAAGAACTCAAACTGCACCTGCGCGCTGCGGCCAACAATGGCGTGAGCCGGGCCGAGATCAAGGAAGTGATCATGCAAAGTGCCATTTACTGTGGTATCCCGGCGGCCAATGCGACTTTTCACCTGGCTGAATCGGTGTGGGATGAGTTGGGGGTTGAATCGCGGGAGTGA
- a CDS encoding AdeC/AdeK/OprM family multidrug efflux complex outer membrane factor, which produces MSKSLLAVAVAAFTLGGCSLIPDYQRPEAPVAAQYPQGPAYSPTEAASKAAAEQGWRQFFHDPALQQLIQTALVNNRDLRVAALNIDAYAAQYRIQRADLFPAVSASGSGSRQRTPANMSQTGESSITSSYSATLGVSAYELDLFGRVRSLSDQALQNYFATEEARRSTQISLVASVANAYLTWQADKELLKLTEDTLKAFDESYKLTLRSNEVGVASALEVSQSRTSVENAKVQLARYTRQVAQDQNSLALLLGSTIPDNLPAAQPLAADLLSEVPAGLPSDLLQRRPDILEAEHKLLAANANIGAARAAFFPSISLTANAGTLSPDLSGLFKGGSGTWLFSPQINLPIFNAGALRASLDYAKIQKEITVSQYEKTIQTAFQEVSDGLAARQTYNQQLQAQTDFVNANQDYYRLAERRYRIGIDSNLTFLDAQRSLFSAQQSLITDRLSQLTSEVTLYKALGGGWYEQTGQNRPVSDQPPKA; this is translated from the coding sequence ATGAGCAAGTCGCTTCTCGCAGTAGCTGTTGCGGCGTTTACGCTCGGCGGCTGCTCGCTGATCCCCGACTACCAGCGCCCTGAAGCGCCGGTAGCGGCGCAGTACCCGCAAGGCCCGGCCTACTCGCCAACCGAGGCGGCCAGCAAGGCCGCCGCGGAACAGGGCTGGCGCCAGTTTTTCCATGATCCGGCACTGCAACAGCTGATCCAGACCGCGCTGGTCAACAACCGCGACCTGCGGGTCGCGGCGCTGAACATTGACGCCTATGCCGCGCAGTACCGTATCCAGCGCGCTGATCTGTTCCCGGCGGTTTCGGCCTCTGGCAGCGGTAGCCGTCAACGTACGCCAGCCAACATGTCGCAAACCGGCGAGTCGAGCATCACCAGCTCTTATTCGGCGACCCTTGGGGTCAGCGCGTATGAACTGGACCTGTTTGGCCGGGTTCGCAGCCTGAGCGATCAGGCGTTGCAGAACTACTTTGCAACCGAAGAAGCCCGACGCAGCACCCAGATCAGTCTGGTGGCCAGTGTCGCCAATGCCTACCTGACCTGGCAGGCTGACAAGGAACTGCTCAAGCTCACCGAAGACACCCTCAAGGCGTTTGACGAGAGCTACAAGCTCACCCTGCGCAGCAATGAAGTCGGTGTGGCTTCGGCCCTGGAAGTCAGCCAGTCGCGTACCTCGGTGGAAAACGCCAAGGTCCAGCTGGCCCGCTACACCCGTCAGGTGGCGCAAGACCAGAACAGCCTCGCGCTGTTGCTGGGCAGCACCATCCCGGACAACCTGCCGGCGGCCCAACCGCTGGCAGCCGACCTGTTGAGCGAAGTACCGGCAGGCTTGCCATCGGACTTGCTGCAACGTCGCCCGGACATTCTCGAAGCCGAGCACAAGTTGCTGGCCGCCAACGCCAACATCGGCGCGGCGCGGGCAGCGTTCTTCCCGAGCATCAGCCTCACGGCCAATGCCGGGACCTTGAGCCCCGACCTGTCGGGTCTGTTCAAGGGTGGCTCGGGCACCTGGCTGTTCTCGCCGCAAATCAACCTGCCGATTTTCAACGCAGGGGCTTTGCGCGCCAGCCTGGACTACGCGAAGATCCAGAAAGAAATCACCGTTTCTCAGTATGAGAAAACGATCCAGACCGCCTTCCAGGAAGTTTCTGACGGCCTGGCAGCACGTCAAACCTACAACCAGCAGTTGCAGGCCCAGACCGACTTCGTCAACGCCAACCAGGATTACTACCGGTTGGCCGAGCGTCGCTATCGGATTGGCATCGACAGCAACCTGACCTTCCTCGATGCCCAGCGCTCGTTGTTCAGCGCGCAGCAATCGTTGATCACCGACCGTCTCTCGCAGTTGACCAGTGAAGTCACGCTGTACAAGGCGTTGGGTGGTGGCTGGTATGAGCAGACCGGGCAAAACCGCCCGGTTTCGGATCAGCCGCCGAAGGCCTGA